The Thermoplasmatales archaeon nucleotide sequence AAACCTATTACGAAATAAGTATATAATCCCATTTATATGGAGCATATAAAATAGAGCTCTAATGCTATTTTTCATAATTATCTTCCACCATGCTTATGAATACATCTTCAAGAGTAACTTTACCTATGGTAATCTCCATACCTCCTTTCACAAGCTGGTTAACTGCCCCATCAAGCTCTCCATCTTTTAGGAATATTACCAAAGAATCATTAATTTTCCTCTTGAAAGCGTATTGAGACGTAAGAGCACCGTTATCATAGTTTTTTATAGTGATCTTATGCTTATATCCAAACTGTTGGATAAGTTCTTTTGGAGTACCTTGTCTAAGTGACTTACCATCTTTTATTATTAGGACAATATCGGACAATAATTCAGCTTCTTCCATATAATGTGTTGTCAAGAATATAGTAGTTTTATCTTTCACTTCTACGATTCTTTTCCACACTCTTTGACGGGCAATAGGATCTAGCCCAATTGTTGGCTCATCTAAGAATATTATATCTGGTTCCGAAGCAAAAGCCATAGCCACTAGGACCATCTGTTTTTGTCCTACGGATAAAGTAAAACATCGTTGGTCTGAAAAATTATCGATGAGAAAATCATTCAAGATGATTTCAGTTCTTTTCCTCGATTCCACGGTGCCTAACCCTCTCATCCTTAAGTAAAAATAGATGCTCTCCCTAGGGGTAAGATATTCGATTGGCTTACCTTCCTGAGGGACAATAGAGATCCTGTTTCGGATTTGTTCAGGAGATGTGTCCGGGTCAAAACCAAAAACAGATAAGTCTCCAGAATCCCTTCTTAATAATGTTGACAGAATTTTTACCGTTGTTGTCTTCCCTGCGCCATTTCTTCCCAGTAAAGTGAACACTCCACCCCTTTTGAATGTAAAGGAGAGATTATCAAGAGCCTTAATATCGTCCCTTCCGTGATATGATTTTGTTATATCCCTCGCAATTACCAAGTCTTCATTGCGATTAATATTTCCATTAAGTGTCAGATTTTGCACCTTCACTTTTCATTACGTCATTAAAAATATTCCTTAATCCCCAATTAATAATAGACTTAGCATAAGGACAAAACATTTTGTCTATATTCCAAATGCTACCTGTTGAATAGAAAGCATTATAGGGACAGCCACCGCCGCAAATTGATATAGCCTCACACTCTGTGCACTGTTCCATATTTATTGGCGACCTTCTCCGCCACTCATTGAATAAAGGACTATTATCTATAATTGAGAATAAGGTGCTTTCATTAGTTATGGAATACTTAAAATGGTTAGCGTTGTTAATAAACGCTTGACACACGCCTACCTTACCCTCAGGAGAAATGGTTAATTGGCCACTGCATGCTGCACAATCGCTCCATTGGAAATTCTTGTGGAACAGGGCATTCGCTTGCTTGATAACAGGATAAATTAGAATATCCTTTTTACGGTATTTCTCATAAACCTTTAGAAGTGCGAGAGCGGTATTTTCACTGAGTCCTTGTATTTCCGGG carries:
- a CDS encoding ABC transporter ATP-binding protein — translated: MVIARDITKSYHGRDDIKALDNLSFTFKRGGVFTLLGRNGAGKTTTVKILSTLLRRDSGDLSVFGFDPDTSPEQIRNRISIVPQEGKPIEYLTPRESIYFYLRMRGLGTVESRKRTEIILNDFLIDNFSDQRCFTLSVGQKQMVLVAMAFASEPDIIFLDEPTIGLDPIARQRVWKRIVEVKDKTTIFLTTHYMEEAELLSDIVLIIKDGKSLRQGTPKELIQQFGYKHKITIKNYDNGALTSQYAFKRKINDSLVIFLKDGELDGAVNQLVKGGMEITIGKVTLEDVFISMVEDNYEK